In Populus nigra chromosome 1, ddPopNigr1.1, whole genome shotgun sequence, one genomic interval encodes:
- the LOC133673300 gene encoding benzyl alcohol O-benzoyltransferase-like yields the protein MYYCSCSYLSHLLPKVRTRIDRQLYLQFQSPHYKLYAHNPSMQGKDPVKVIKEAIAQALVYYYPFAGRIRHGPDNKLIVDCTGEGVLFIEADADATVEHFGDPIPSPFPCFQELLYSVPGSEEILNTPLLLFQVTRLKCGGFVLGLRFNHLITDGFGMLQLLNAIGEIARGALSPSILPVWQRELLCARNPPRVTCRHNEYGNDAPVAVDPIAKVPEFRGEVHAVAHRSFVLNRKELSNIRRWIPSHLHPCSNFEVISACLWRCYAIASQAHPNEEMRMQMLVNARSKFNPPLPKGYYGNVLALPAAVTNARKLCLNSLGYAVEMIRNAKNRITEEYMRSLADLMEITKGQPIALQSYVVSDLTSFGFDQVDYGWGNAIYYGPPKAMPDEISIAGTYFLPYRFKNGERGVMVLVSLRAPFMERFAILLEELARHDPERSQGQQEMIPSSL from the exons ATGTACTACTGTTCCTGCTCCTATCTTTCACACCTACT TCCAAAGGTGCGAACCAGAATTGATCGCCAGCTATACCTCCAATTTCAATCACCACATTACAAATTGTATGCACACAATCCATCGATGCAAGGGAAAGATCCTGTGAAGGTAATAAAGGAGGCAATTGCGCAGGCACTTGTGTATTATTACCCTTTTGCTGGTAGGATTAGACACGGGCCAGACAATAAGCTTATAGTTGATTGTACTGGTGAGGGTGTCTTGTTCATCGAAGCCGATGCCGATGCCACGGTCGAGCACTTTGGTGATCCAATTCCATCTCCATTCCCATGCTTTCAGGAACTTCTTTACAGCGTCCCAGGATCAGAAGAGATCCTCAATACCCCATTATTGCTTTTTCAG GTGACACGCTTGAAGTGTGGTGGTTTTGTACTTGGGCTCCGTTTTAATCACTTAATAACTGATGGATTCGGCATGCTTCAGTTATTGAATGCCATAGGTGAGATTGCACGAGGTGCTCTATCCCCTTCAATTCTACCTGTGTGGCAAAGGGAACTCCTCTGTGCTAGGAATCCGCCACGAGTTACATGCAGACACAATGAATATGGTAATGATGCTCCTGTTGCTGTTGATCCTATAGCCAAGGTGCCTGAATTCCGCGGCGAGGTTCACGCTGTAGCCCACCGTAGTTTTGTTCTCAACCGCAAGGAATTATCCAACATTCGTAGATGGATTCCTTCTCATTTACACCCATGTTCAAATTTTGAGGTAATAAGTGCATGCTTATGGAGATGCTATGCCATAGCATCTCAAGCTCACCCTAATGAGGAGATGCGCATGCAAATGCTTGTTAACGCACGTTCCAAATTTAACCCTCCATTACCGAAAGGATATTATGGTAACGTGCTAGCTTTGCCAGCAGCTGTAACAAATGCTAGGAAGCTTTGCTTAAACTCTTTAGGGTATGCAGTGGAAATGATAAGAAATGCCAAGAATAGAATAACTGAGGAGTACATGAGATCATTGGCTGATCTAATGGAGATAACCAAAGGGCAGCCTATAGCGTTACAATCATATGTCGTGTCAGACTTAACAAGTTTTGGGTTCGATCAGGTGGACTATGGATGGGGCAACGCAATTTACTATGGGCCACCTAAGGCTATGCCGGATGAAATTTCTATTGCAGGAACCTATTTCCTGCCGTATCGATTCAAGAACGGAGAGCGTGGGGTTATGGTTTTGGTTTCCTTACGTGCACCATTTATGGAGAGATTTGCAATACTATTAGAGGAATTGGCAAGGCATGACC